In Mycolicibacterium aubagnense, the DNA window CAAGGTGGTGTACGAGTCGGACCTGATCAGCGGTACCGGCGTGTCGTAGCCGAGTGATTGAAGGTCATCGCGTGATTCTTCGAGAGACCGTCCAAAGTCACTCGAGCAAAGGAATCGACGCGATGACCACTGCCCACAATATCGATCTGCCCACTGTGCTGGCCGAACGACTCACCACTGCCCATCCCGACGTGCTGCGCGAGCTGCTGGCCACGTTCATCCACACCCTGATGGGCGCCGAAGCCGACGCCCTATGCGGTGCCGGCTACGGCGAACGCTCGGCTGAGCGCACCAATTCCCGCAACGGCTACCGACACCGTCAATTCGACACCCGTGCAGGGACTTTGGATCTTGCGATCCCGAAGCTGCGGCAAGGATCCTACTTCCCGGACTGGCTGCTGGAGCGCCGTAAACGCGCCGAGCGGGCCCTGACCACGGTGGTGGCGACGTGTTACCTGCTTGGTGTCTCGACGCGGCGGATGGACAAGCTGGTCGAGACCCTGGGCATCACGTCGTTGTCGAAGTCGCAGGTGTCGGTGATGGCCAAGGAACTCGACGCCGCCGTGGAGGCGTTCCGGACCCGGCCGCTCGATGCCGGCCCGTATACGTTCGTCGCTGCGGACGCTCTGGTGCTCAAGGTGCGTGAAGCCGGCCGGGTGGTCAACGTGCACGCCCTGATCGCCGTCGGGGTCAACGCCGAGGGCTACCGCGAGATCCTGGGAATCGATGTCACGACCGCTGAGGACGGGCGGGCTGGTTGACGTTCTGGCGGTCGTTGACCGCCCGCGGCCTGTCCGGGGTCAAACTGGTCACCAGCGACGCCCACGCCGGGCTGGTCGCCGCCATCGGGGCCACCCTGCCCGGAGCGGCGTGGCAGCGCTGCAGAACCCACTACACGACCAACCTGATGTCCGTCACTCCCAAGAGTTCGTGGCCCTGGGTGCGCACCCTGCTGCACTCGGTGTTCGACCAACCTGACGCTGAATCCGTTGCTGCTCAATATGATCGGATCATCGACGCATTGTCCGACAAGCTGCCCAATGTCGCCGATCACCTCGAAGCGGCGCGGCCGGATCTGCTGGCGTTCACCGCGTTCCCCAAGCAGATCTGGCGCCAGATCTGGAGCAACAATCCCCAGGAACGACTCAACAAGGAGATCCGCCGGCGCACCGACGTCGTGGGCATCTTCCCCGACCGCGCGGCCCTGATCCGTCTCGTCGGAGCAGTGCTGGCCGAACAACACGACGAATGGGCCGAGTCGCGGCGCTACCTCGGCCTCGACGTTCTGAGCAAATCACGCACCGTCAACGACACCCCAACCGAACAGGAGGCTACCCCCGCGGCACTGCCCGCCTGACCCAACTACCTCGAAGAATCACACGACGACGTCATACACCACGTCCCTGGACTTGACCCGCGACTAGCCTGAGTAGGTGGGGGACGCATCGGTACAGATCCGACGGTACGACGCCGCCTGGGCAGAGGAGTTCGCCGAGCAGCGTGACCAGTTGGCACTGAAGCTGCAGCCGTGGCTGCACGGCTCTATCCATCATGTCGGATCGACGGCCGTGGTCGGCCTGGCAGCCAAGCCCATCATCGACGTCGCCGCTCCGGTCAGATCCTTAGTCGAAGCGCGTCGTGCGATGCCGGTACTGGGGTTGGCTGGCTGGATGTCGTGGCCATCCGATCCGAACCGGTCGTGGCGACTCTGGTTCCTGCGCCCGCAGCCTGATGCTCGAACGCATCATCTCTATCTCATCGAGCACGACGACCCCCATCTACGGGAGTTGATCGCGTTCCGCGATCGACTGCATACAGACGCGTCAGCGCGTGAGCAGTACGCAGAACTCAAACGCTATCTGGCACAGAAACATCGAACGGACCGAGACGCCTACACCGCGGCCAAGACGGGCTTTGTGGTCAAGCTTCTGCGGGAGGCGGGCATCGAACCGGAGCCACGACCGGATACCGCAGTCGGTAACCAAGTCCAGGTATGGCCCGCGGCCAGAGATATCGGCCATGACGCCCTTTAGTATCCGATGACGTGAACCTGCGATCCGACATGCTGCGCGGCCTGGCTGAATCGTTGATCGCGCTGGAAGGCGACCATCCACTCCGTGTGGCGATCGACGGCATCACCGCCTCAGGCAAGACCACCCTCGGCAACGAACTGACCTCCGCCATAGCCGAGCGAGAACATCCGGTGATCCGGATCCGCATGGACGACTTCCACCACCGGCGTGAACACCGTTACCGCCAGGGCAAGGATTCCGCGCGGGGCTACTACGACGACGCCTACGACTTCGACGCCCTCAACCAGCATGTGCTCAAGCCGCTCGGACCCAACGGGAACCGTGCATTCCGCCGCCGCATCATCGACCTCGCCTCCGACACCTCGATCGATGAACCCGTAGAACTGGCCGCACCTGGCAGCGTCCTCGTTGTCGACGGCAGCTTCATGCAACGCCACCATCGCGAAAACTGGGACGTCGTGATCTTTGTCAACACCAGCTTCGACGAAGCACTGCGACGCGGAACTGACCGCGACGCAGAGCAATTCGGCGGTCACGCCGAAGCGCAGCAGCGCTACGCCGACCGTTATCACGCGGCGTCGCGCATGTACATCGGCGAGGTCAACCCCGCCCAAGCCGCCGACTTCGTCATCGACAACGACGACCTGTCCAGCCCACTGCTGTACCGCAACTCCATGTGAGAGTCAGTCAACCAGTAGCCGCGCTCCGGTGGCGAGTGCGGCTGTCGTGGAGACGCCGAGAAGCGCGCGAGCCGTGTCGCTGAGATGCGACGGCGAGGCGAATCCCGCGTCGGCCGAGGCCTGAGTCAGGGATTTTCCATCGGCAACTGCCGTTGCTGCGTGGATCAGCCGGACCCATAGCCGGTACCTGCGGAACGTGGTTCCGGTCTCGGCGGCGAACAGGGTAAGGAAGTAGGACGGTGAAAGGCTCACTGTCGCAGCAGCTTCCGATGCACTGAGTGTAGTCTGCGGATCTCTGCGGACCTGCTCGCCAAGCAGAGTGATCCGTGGGTCGACCCGTCGGCTGGTACTGGGCGAGGACACCCCGAGTTGTTGCAGAATCCGGTAGGGGTTGAAGACGTCCTGAGTGAGCATCTCGATGAGGATGCGCTCATTGCGGTGGCCGGTGTACAGGCCTTTGCCGGTCTCGCGCATCCCGTGTGTGCAGTGCGCCACTCGTGTGGCCGTGGGATCGAAGGTGCACACTGCTACCCGCTCCGGCACCTGCACTATTTGCGTGACCGCTTGTGCTGGGATGAACACCGACCGGGCACGCACCGACTGGCCGTCGGTTGTCATCGTCAGCGGTCCCGATATGCCAAGGATGAGGGCGCCCACCATGCGGGCGTGGCCGCTGAGGTCCAGTGGCGGACCGAGATAGATGGTGGCGCCCAATGACAGCCAACATACGGGCCGGTCATCGAGGGCGAACGTTTCTGGAAGCGCACCGACGACCATGCCCGCATCGTAATGACCAGACAACTACGGCAGCCGGTCTGCTGTACGAGAGGGGCGAATGGTGAGTGGTGCCTGGGGAAATCGGTGGTTCGCCGCGACGGTGGGGGCGTTCTATGACTGGGCGATGCAACGGCAATGGGTGGCCGACGGGTACCTGCGTCTGATCGTCGGGGACGATGCGCTCGGATTGCTGGGTGCCATGGATGCCGTGGCCGTCATGCCTGACGGCTCGTCGATCCTGGATGTGCCGTGCGGTGGTGGGATCACCCTGCGCAGGCTGTGTCCGGGTCAGCGGGTGCGCTACGTGGCGGCGGACATCTCCCCGGCGATGCTTACCCGCGCCCGTCGCTACGCCGGTGCCGGCGGCAATGCGACGGTGGAGTTCGTCGAGTGCGATGTCACCGGCATGCCGTTCGGCGACGGCGAGTTCGATCTTGTCGTGTGCTTCAGCGGTCTGCATTGTCTTCCCGATCCGGCGGCAGCGGTGCGGGAATTGGCGCGGTGTGTGCGGCCCGGTGGCCGCGTGATCGCTGACGTTGCGCTTCACGGTCAGCTGCGGCGCTGCGATGCCTTCATGACGTTCGGTCGACGGTTCGGGGTCTTCGGCCCGCCCGCGACGTTGTCCGAGGCTTGGGGCTGGTTCACCGACGCTGGACTGACCACCACTACACAACACCGGGCCGGCGCCCTGGTCTACATCGACGCCAAACGTCCTGCTCAGGCCACCAACAGCTGAGCGCCCTCGACAGGGTGTCCGCCTCGTCTCCTGGCGGAGCTCAGGCGGTGTATGCCAGGCGGCAGTGAGACAAGAACTGAACACCCGGGTTCTTGAGATCCGAGACGCCGCGGCCCACCCTTTGCCGCGAACAACGGAAAGCCGCCGCCCGCTGTCTCTCGTCCGCAGTCCGATCTGTACGTCGTCGGCTCCGGCTCTGAGCGCCCTGCACTCATGCGGCGGGTAGTCAGGTGAACCACCGATTGAGCGCCTCGTGCAGTCCGATCCCGCGATGGTCTCCGGTCCACGCAACATAGCCATCAGGTCGTACCAGTAACGCTGCGGGGGCGGTTATCTCGCCGATGACGGGGATCGTCCAGGCATCAGCAGCCTGCGCATCGACGGCAGTGACCCGATGCGTCCAGCGAGCCATATCGACATTTATGGGCTGACCGAAAACCAGAAGTAGCGCGCGGGCATCGTGCAGCAGCGTGTAGAGCCGGGTAGGACCGTCCGCGGTGTGCAGGTCGAGGTCGGGTACGCGGCGGCCCATCAGTGGGTGTTCTTGGCCGAGGTCGTAGCGGATGTCCAGCCCGCACATCATCGCCGCGATCCGCTGCCGCGGTGTACCCAGAGTGAGCAGCTCGGCCATGGTGTCGCGTAGCGCTTCGACGCGCGGCCCGGGCCCGTTGAGGACGCTTTGAGCCATGGTGTTGTGCAGCACGCCGGCGGCGACGGGGTGGCGTTCGGCGTGGTAGGTGTCCAGCAGGTTCGCGTCGGAGATTCCTTTGACGACTTGGCCGAGCTTCCATCCCAGGTTCACTGCGTCTTGGATTCCGGTGTTGAGGCCTTGGCCTCCGATTGGGAAGTGGATATGGGCTGCGTCGCCGGCCAGTAGGACGCGCCGGTCGCGGTAGGAGCTGGCTTGGCGGGTGCTATCGGTGAAGCGGGAAATCCAAGCGGCGCTGCGTAGTCCGTAGTCGGTGCCGCGGGCCGTGTGTAGCGCTGAACGCAGGTCTTCGAGCGTGGGTTCGCCGGTGTTGGCGGTTGTTGGTTCGGTGACCATGATGCGAATCGTGTCTTCGCCGTCGAATGTGAAGAACGAGTGAAACGCTGGGTCGCGGTGTAAT includes these proteins:
- a CDS encoding GrpB family protein — protein: MGDASVQIRRYDAAWAEEFAEQRDQLALKLQPWLHGSIHHVGSTAVVGLAAKPIIDVAAPVRSLVEARRAMPVLGLAGWMSWPSDPNRSWRLWFLRPQPDARTHHLYLIEHDDPHLRELIAFRDRLHTDASAREQYAELKRYLAQKHRTDRDAYTAAKTGFVVKLLREAGIEPEPRPDTAVGNQVQVWPAARDIGHDAL
- a CDS encoding nucleoside/nucleotide kinase family protein → MNLRSDMLRGLAESLIALEGDHPLRVAIDGITASGKTTLGNELTSAIAEREHPVIRIRMDDFHHRREHRYRQGKDSARGYYDDAYDFDALNQHVLKPLGPNGNRAFRRRIIDLASDTSIDEPVELAAPGSVLVVDGSFMQRHHRENWDVVIFVNTSFDEALRRGTDRDAEQFGGHAEAQQRYADRYHAASRMYIGEVNPAQAADFVIDNDDLSSPLLYRNSM
- a CDS encoding helix-turn-helix transcriptional regulator — its product is MVVGALPETFALDDRPVCWLSLGATIYLGPPLDLSGHARMVGALILGISGPLTMTTDGQSVRARSVFIPAQAVTQIVQVPERVAVCTFDPTATRVAHCTHGMRETGKGLYTGHRNERILIEMLTQDVFNPYRILQQLGVSSPSTSRRVDPRITLLGEQVRRDPQTTLSASEAAATVSLSPSYFLTLFAAETGTTFRRYRLWVRLIHAATAVADGKSLTQASADAGFASPSHLSDTARALLGVSTTAALATGARLLVD
- a CDS encoding class I SAM-dependent methyltransferase, coding for MSGAWGNRWFAATVGAFYDWAMQRQWVADGYLRLIVGDDALGLLGAMDAVAVMPDGSSILDVPCGGGITLRRLCPGQRVRYVAADISPAMLTRARRYAGAGGNATVEFVECDVTGMPFGDGEFDLVVCFSGLHCLPDPAAAVRELARCVRPGGRVIADVALHGQLRRCDAFMTFGRRFGVFGPPATLSEAWGWFTDAGLTTTTQHRAGALVYIDAKRPAQATNS
- a CDS encoding FAD-dependent monooxygenase; this encodes MRDHEVLIVGGGPTGLMLAGELTLAGVDVGVLERRIDRDLAGSRAGGMTPRTLEVTDQRGIVDRFLSEGVVGQNAHYSGIFFDVSDLPTRHNYGLALLQYRTESILADWVTELGSTIHYGCEATDFIQDAQHVEVSVATGEKFCATYLVGCDGGRSQVRKAAGVAFPGWDASTSCLVADAELTETPPWGLHRDPAFHSFFTFDGEDTIRIMVTEPTTANTGEPTLEDLRSALHTARGTDYGLRSAAWISRFTDSTRQASSYRDRRVLLAGDAAHIHFPIGGQGLNTGIQDAVNLGWKLGQVVKGISDANLLDTYHAERHPVAAGVLHNTMAQSVLNGPGPRVEALRDTMAELLTLGTPRQRIAAMMCGLDIRYDLGQEHPLMGRRVPDLDLHTADGPTRLYTLLHDARALLLVFGQPINVDMARWTHRVTAVDAQAADAWTIPVIGEITAPAALLVRPDGYVAWTGDHRGIGLHEALNRWFT